AGCTTCCTGTTTCCTCACGAGGGTAATTCTTAAAGCGTTTAAGTTTTAAGAATGTCATCTTTCAGATTATCACGGGATGTTCACCCAACAATAGACTTATTGGGTAATGGGTAATAGGGAATAGGGAATAGGGAATAGGGAATAGGGAATAGGGAATAGGCAAAAGGCAAAAGGCAAAAGGGAATAGGGAATAGGCAATAGGCAATAGGGAATAGGCAAGAGTTAATCCTCCCCATCCTCCCACCCCCCTAGGGTACGGTAACCCGTACTTTTGAGCCTGTTGCAATGGTTGCTCAACTCAGATTACATTAGCACTCAGGAGTTGAGAGTGCTAACGACTGAAAGAGCGCCTCAGTTCCTTAACCCTTATTAACTTTTTACAGTCAAATCGGAGAAGATTTTCCTATGGCAGCAGTATCCCTGAGTGTTTCTACAGTTAAACCCCTTGGCGATCGCGTTTTTGTCAAAATCAGCGAAGCCGAAGAAAAAACCGCCGGTGGTATCATTCTGCCTGATAACGCCAAAGAGAAACCCCAAGTAGGAGAAATTGTCCAAGTTGGCCCGGGCAAACGCAACGATGACGGTTCCCGTCAAGAGCCAGAAGTGAAAATTGGCGATAAAGTTCTCTACTCTAAATATGCTGGAACTGACATCAAACTCGGCAACGAAGACTATGTTCTGTTGTCTGAAAAAGACATTCTTGCTGTAGTAAGCTAACCCACCCACTGCTAACAACTTACCTTACATAACCTATCCATTTCTATACACCGATCAAGGATTGAGGAAACTATGGCAAAACGCATCATCTATAACGAAAACGCTCGTCGCGCCCTGGAAAAGGGAATGGACACCCTGGCTGAAGCAGTAGCGGTTACCCTGGGCCCTAAAGGCCGGAATGTGGTTCTAGAGAAAAAATTTGGCGCTCCCCAAATCGTCAATGATGGGGTAACTATTGCTAAGGAAATCGAACTCGAAGACCATGTAGAAAATACGGGGGTTTCCTTAATCCGTCAAGCGGCTTCTAAAACTAACGATGCTGCCGGTGATGGAACCACCACTGCTACCGTATTAGCCCATGCCATGGTTAAGGCCGGTCTGCGTAACGTGGCTGCTGGTGCTAACCCCATTGCCCTGAAGCGCGGTATTGATAAAGCGACCGGTTTCTTGGTGGATAAAATTGCCGGTCAGGCCCGTCAAATTGAAGACTCCAAGGCGATCGCTCAAGTGGGTTCTATCTCCGCCGGTAACGACGAAGAAGTAGGCACAATGATTGCCGAAGCCATGGATAAAGTGGGTAAAGAAGGGGTCATTTCCTTGGAAGAAGGAAAATCTATGACCACCGAACTGGAAATCACCGAAGGGATGCGCTTCGATAAGGGCTATATTTCTCCTTACTTCGCCACCGATACCGAGCGTATGGAAGCGGTTCTCGATGAGCCTTACATCCTGATCACCGATAAGAAAATCACCCTGGTGCAAGATCTCGTACCGGTTCTAGAGCAAGTAGCTCGCTCTGGTAAACCCCTGCTGATCATTGCTGAAGACATCGAGAAAGAAGCCCTAGCGACCCTGGTTGTGAACCGTCTGCGCGGTGTGCTGAATGTAGCGGCAGTTAAAGCCCCTGGTTTTGGCGATCGCCGTAAAGCCATGCTCGAAGATATTGCTGTCCTCACGGGCGGTCAAGTGATCACGGAAGATGCTGGGCTAAAAATTGATACAGCCAAACTTGAGCAACTGGGTCAAGCCCGTCGTATTACTCTCACCAAAGACAACACCACCATTGTTGCTGAAGGTAACGAAAAAGAAGTTAAAGCCCGTTGCGAACAAATCCGCCGTCAAATGGATGAAACGGATTCTTCCTATGACAAGGAAAAACTGCAAGAGCGGTTAGCTAAACTCGCCGGTGGGGTTGCCGTCATTAAAGTGGGTGCAGCCACCGAAACCGAAATGAAAGACCGCAAACTGCGCCTCGAAGATGCCATCAACGCCACCAAAGCTGCCGTTGAAGAAGGTATCGTTCCCGGTGGTGGTACAACCCTGGCTCATCTGGCTCCTGGCTTAGAAGAATGGGCTAACGCTAACCTGAGCAATGAAGAACTTACCGGTGCGTTAATCGTCGGTAATGCTCTGGTTGCTCCCCTGATGCGGATTGCTGAGAATGCTGGTCAAAACGGTGCAGTCATCGCTGAACGGGTGAAAGAGAAAGACTTCAACGTAGGCTACAATGCTGCGGATAACACCTTTGCTGATATGTTTGCAGCCGGTATTGTTGACCCTGCGAAAGTGACTCGCTCGGCTTTGCAAAACGCCGCTTCTATTGCTGGTATGGTATTGACCACCGAATGTATTGTTGTGGACAAGCCTGAACCCAAGGATAACGCTCCGGCTGGTGCAGG
This is a stretch of genomic DNA from Roseofilum capinflatum BLCC-M114. It encodes these proteins:
- the groES gene encoding co-chaperone GroES; this translates as MAAVSLSVSTVKPLGDRVFVKISEAEEKTAGGIILPDNAKEKPQVGEIVQVGPGKRNDDGSRQEPEVKIGDKVLYSKYAGTDIKLGNEDYVLLSEKDILAVVS
- the groL gene encoding chaperonin GroEL (60 kDa chaperone family; promotes refolding of misfolded polypeptides especially under stressful conditions; forms two stacked rings of heptamers to form a barrel-shaped 14mer; ends can be capped by GroES; misfolded proteins enter the barrel where they are refolded when GroES binds), whose translation is MAKRIIYNENARRALEKGMDTLAEAVAVTLGPKGRNVVLEKKFGAPQIVNDGVTIAKEIELEDHVENTGVSLIRQAASKTNDAAGDGTTTATVLAHAMVKAGLRNVAAGANPIALKRGIDKATGFLVDKIAGQARQIEDSKAIAQVGSISAGNDEEVGTMIAEAMDKVGKEGVISLEEGKSMTTELEITEGMRFDKGYISPYFATDTERMEAVLDEPYILITDKKITLVQDLVPVLEQVARSGKPLLIIAEDIEKEALATLVVNRLRGVLNVAAVKAPGFGDRRKAMLEDIAVLTGGQVITEDAGLKIDTAKLEQLGQARRITLTKDNTTIVAEGNEKEVKARCEQIRRQMDETDSSYDKEKLQERLAKLAGGVAVIKVGAATETEMKDRKLRLEDAINATKAAVEEGIVPGGGTTLAHLAPGLEEWANANLSNEELTGALIVGNALVAPLMRIAENAGQNGAVIAERVKEKDFNVGYNAADNTFADMFAAGIVDPAKVTRSALQNAASIAGMVLTTECIVVDKPEPKDNAPAGAGMGGDFDY